In the Borrelia turicatae 91E135 genome, one interval contains:
- a CDS encoding tetratricopeptide repeat protein, with protein MLPLFIILSSAAISLLIFLFFKIAISNTKIRKKGKHNKTKKLTDKAANILKTNPNEISALQTLNDYYYSNKDFENGIKYAKKLCQLIEENPTNQRIDSFKAFLSYGFYNLERNFNSEALVFLKKAYIMKKTDVDANYYLGIAFLRNAHYKEALHYLTKIYKFDKNNKDALKYIGITLFHMENYTKAVGIFNSISKYIQNDVNALLAYAQSLSQLNQDRLAFSIANKIRNKDGRIYEALLIESEINSKNNNLTKLEDNIREMMKIKPDLPTKTFLKLFYKLGELYIEHENYKKATEAFTRVERIDPHYQKITEKLEFSKRLNENLALRIYLRSPKEKFDNLANAIILKLYKNKFQVRDKKINEITSQFIDINFQLSNNQWEENLIVRFVRTDQKNFGELFLKDLIAKTKESKLKGLCIAPATFSDKAKQIIEGRLIDLIEGKKLIQILKTLDISKYV; from the coding sequence GTGTTACCGTTATTCATAATACTTTCCTCAGCTGCAATATCTCTTTTGATATTTTTATTCTTCAAAATTGCAATATCAAACACAAAAATAAGAAAAAAAGGTAAACATAATAAAACAAAAAAACTAACAGACAAAGCTGCAAACATATTAAAAACAAATCCAAACGAAATAAGTGCTTTACAAACTCTAAACGATTATTATTATTCCAATAAAGACTTTGAAAATGGTATTAAATATGCCAAAAAATTATGCCAACTTATAGAAGAAAATCCTACAAATCAAAGAATAGATTCTTTTAAGGCTTTCTTAAGTTACGGTTTTTATAATCTTGAGAGAAATTTTAATTCAGAAGCATTGGTATTTCTTAAAAAAGCATACATCATGAAAAAAACCGATGTAGATGCAAATTACTACCTTGGAATAGCCTTCTTAAGAAATGCACATTATAAAGAAGCACTACATTATCTCACAAAAATATATAAATTTGATAAAAACAATAAGGATGCCTTAAAATACATAGGAATAACGCTTTTTCATATGGAAAACTATACTAAAGCTGTCGGGATATTTAACAGCATAAGCAAATATATACAAAATGACGTAAATGCTCTATTAGCATATGCCCAATCTCTATCTCAATTAAATCAGGACCGGCTTGCATTTTCAATTGCAAACAAAATAAGAAACAAAGATGGAAGGATATATGAAGCTCTTTTAATTGAATCTGAAATTAATTCAAAAAATAACAACTTAACAAAATTAGAAGATAACATTAGAGAAATGATGAAGATCAAACCTGATTTACCAACAAAAACATTCCTTAAACTATTTTACAAACTAGGAGAGCTGTATATAGAACATGAAAACTACAAAAAAGCAACTGAAGCGTTTACTCGAGTTGAAAGAATTGATCCACACTATCAAAAAATTACTGAAAAATTAGAATTTAGTAAAAGACTGAATGAAAATTTAGCATTAAGAATATATCTTAGAAGTCCAAAAGAAAAGTTTGATAATTTAGCTAATGCAATTATCCTTAAACTCTATAAAAACAAGTTTCAAGTAAGAGATAAAAAGATAAATGAAATAACCTCACAATTTATAGACATAAATTTCCAACTATCAAATAATCAATGGGAAGAAAATTTAATAGTTCGATTTGTCAGAACAGATCAAAAAAATTTTGGAGAATTATTCCTAAAAGACCTTATTGCAAAAACCAAAGAAAGCAAATTAAAAGGACTCTGTATTGCACCAGCTACATTTTCTGATAAAGCCAAACAAATCATTGAAGGGAGGTTAATTGACCTCATAGAAGGAAAGAAACTAATACAAATATTAAAAACACTGGATATATCAAAATACGTATAG
- a CDS encoding M23 family metallopeptidase has translation MINIKSLLFTFITGLLNINAVSNDTIKSYYKKETFQGDNIYFASNKNFKKLSLLGTNQKPILSASPFKFNAGNREYHIALIGITPMIKEGKRKIKIEFEHKTYIKEIEIKKLKFKKTTVKLNKNKSKLIKSQQSPKEKKQALTLWNIIGNIGDTTIYHYDTLVYPIKDQYKITSPYGDQRIYMQDKKKISSHKMHNGKDYAPLKREKTPIFAAGRGKVVFARDREITGKTVIIQHLPGVFTIYLHLSKFGVKENTIVNTGEYIGHVGNTGISTGPHLHFEVRINGVAVNPDFFLEQMLIDKNQIINNTKRIE, from the coding sequence GTGATTAACATCAAAAGCCTTTTATTTACATTCATAACAGGATTACTTAACATCAATGCAGTAAGTAATGATACCATAAAAAGTTACTATAAAAAAGAAACTTTCCAGGGAGATAATATTTACTTTGCAAGCAATAAAAATTTCAAAAAACTATCTCTTTTAGGTACAAATCAAAAACCTATTTTAAGTGCATCTCCTTTCAAATTCAACGCAGGAAACAGAGAATACCATATAGCACTAATAGGAATTACACCAATGATTAAAGAAGGAAAAAGGAAAATTAAAATAGAATTTGAACATAAAACATACATAAAAGAAATAGAGATAAAAAAACTCAAATTTAAAAAAACAACAGTAAAGCTTAATAAAAACAAATCCAAGCTTATTAAAAGTCAACAATCACCTAAAGAAAAAAAACAAGCTCTCACATTATGGAATATAATTGGAAATATAGGAGATACAACAATTTACCACTATGATACATTGGTTTATCCAATCAAAGATCAATACAAAATAACCAGTCCTTACGGAGACCAAAGAATTTATATGCAAGACAAAAAAAAAATATCAAGCCATAAAATGCATAATGGAAAAGATTATGCCCCACTTAAAAGAGAAAAAACACCTATTTTCGCAGCTGGTAGAGGCAAAGTAGTATTCGCAAGAGATAGAGAAATTACTGGTAAAACCGTAATAATTCAACATTTACCAGGAGTATTTACAATTTATTTACATCTCTCAAAATTTGGAGTTAAAGAGAATACAATAGTAAATACAGGTGAATACATTGGTCATGTTGGCAACACAGGAATTTCAACAGGACCTCATCTACATTTTGAAGTTAGAATTAATGGAGTTGCAGTAAACCCAGATTTTTTCTTAGAACAAATGCTTATTGACAAAAATCAAATAATCAATAACACTAAAAGGATAGAGTAA
- a CDS encoding undecaprenyl-diphosphate phosphatase — protein MENVLRVMILGFVQGISEFLPISSSGHLLLLKKFMHIDLPMVFDIYLHFATVLVVVIYYRKRILELVVVLVKFVLRKTTKLDFVKLRLILLISIITLITAFVGIFIENFKELFTLDLVLVNFILTSILLFLLEFKILIFDFKKNILFAGCLIGTMQGIGAMPGISRSGITIFASVLLGFSRSESFEISFLSLIPIVFGSLLLKYKELFESDMLFSVFEINLGAIIAFMVGLFSISLFVKMLKDSKLYYFSVYLIILVSLVYFLF, from the coding sequence ATGGAAAATGTTTTAAGAGTTATGATTTTAGGCTTTGTTCAAGGAATTTCTGAATTTTTGCCTATATCTAGTTCAGGGCATTTGTTGCTTTTAAAAAAGTTTATGCATATTGATCTTCCGATGGTATTTGATATTTATTTGCACTTTGCAACTGTTTTGGTTGTAGTGATTTATTATCGCAAACGAATATTAGAACTTGTGGTAGTCTTGGTAAAATTTGTTTTAAGAAAGACTACCAAGTTGGATTTTGTAAAGTTGAGATTAATATTACTCATATCAATAATCACTCTTATTACAGCATTTGTTGGAATTTTTATAGAAAATTTTAAGGAGTTATTTACTCTTGATTTGGTTTTAGTTAATTTTATTTTGACAAGTATTTTATTGTTTTTGCTTGAATTTAAGATTTTAATTTTTGATTTTAAAAAAAACATCTTGTTTGCAGGATGTTTAATTGGGACCATGCAAGGAATTGGAGCTATGCCGGGTATTTCTCGTTCAGGAATTACAATTTTTGCTTCAGTTTTGCTTGGGTTTAGCAGGTCAGAGTCATTTGAGATTTCGTTCTTATCTTTGATTCCTATTGTTTTTGGAAGTTTACTTTTAAAGTATAAGGAGTTATTTGAGTCAGATATGCTTTTTAGTGTTTTTGAGATAAACTTAGGGGCAATTATTGCTTTTATGGTTGGATTATTTTCAATTAGTTTGTTTGTTAAAATGCTTAAGGATAGTAAACTTTATTATTTTTCGGTTTATTTAATTATACTTGTAAGTTTAGTTTATTTCCTTTTTTGA
- a CDS encoding peptidoglycan DD-metalloendopeptidase family protein has translation MIIPKKDQNVLKRNRNFLFDRAIKGDFELRDFGNIRNFHRKKRKKFFRFMNIPNKLLDVIKLLFLTLFGRMVIIDNYKYRSSYNKIRLKMINDYDINLTYIFIFRFNAIIFVLVLVFYLNIFSYYGSYIFLSRLSFPKDYFIDTFLYYSDQDLSQINNHLFGVDTNSYEATVRKPFVLKVVKHKINPGETLSHIAARYSITSETLISYNDIKDVRSIRPNFVINVPNMKGVLYTVEKSDSLSSIAKKYKIPKVDILDANNLDNEVLYLGQKLFIPGGKMAKELLRNALGETFLFPTQGVITSGYGYRPDPFTKIISFHNGIDIANVANTPIFATKEGIVVTAGFSVGGYGKYIIISHNNGFQTLYAHLGSFAVKVGQRVSRGQIIGRMGSTGYSTGNHLHFTIFKDGKTGNPMKYLR, from the coding sequence ATGATTATACCAAAAAAGGATCAGAATGTATTAAAAAGAAATAGAAATTTTTTATTTGATAGGGCTATTAAAGGTGATTTTGAATTGAGAGATTTTGGTAATATTCGTAACTTTCATAGAAAAAAACGGAAAAAATTTTTTCGTTTTATGAATATTCCAAACAAACTTTTAGATGTAATTAAGTTATTATTTTTGACTTTATTTGGTAGGATGGTAATCATTGATAATTATAAGTATCGATCTTCTTATAATAAGATTCGACTTAAAATGATTAATGATTATGATATCAATCTAACTTATATTTTTATTTTTAGATTTAATGCGATAATTTTTGTTTTAGTATTAGTCTTTTACTTAAATATTTTTTCGTATTATGGTTCGTACATTTTTTTAAGTAGGCTGAGTTTTCCCAAGGATTATTTTATTGATACTTTTTTATATTATAGCGATCAAGATTTAAGTCAGATCAATAATCATCTATTTGGAGTGGATACAAATAGTTATGAAGCAACTGTAAGGAAGCCTTTTGTTTTAAAGGTAGTTAAACATAAAATTAATCCTGGAGAGACACTTTCTCATATTGCAGCCAGATATAGCATAACGAGTGAGACTTTAATTTCTTATAATGATATTAAAGATGTAAGGAGCATTAGGCCTAATTTTGTTATTAATGTGCCTAATATGAAAGGCGTTCTTTATACTGTTGAGAAAAGTGATTCTCTCTCATCAATTGCAAAAAAATATAAGATTCCCAAAGTAGATATTCTTGATGCTAATAACCTTGATAATGAAGTTTTGTATTTAGGGCAAAAATTGTTTATTCCTGGGGGAAAAATGGCTAAAGAATTACTTAGAAATGCTTTAGGAGAGACTTTTTTATTTCCAACTCAAGGCGTTATTACTTCAGGTTATGGCTATCGTCCTGATCCTTTTACCAAAATTATTAGTTTTCATAATGGGATTGATATTGCAAATGTAGCTAATACACCTATTTTTGCAACAAAAGAAGGTATTGTGGTAACAGCTGGATTTAGTGTTGGAGGATATGGAAAATATATTATTATTTCTCATAATAATGGTTTTCAAACTCTTTATGCTCATTTAGGTTCTTTTGCAGTGAAAGTTGGACAGAGGGTTTCAAGAGGACAAATAATAGGACGTATGGGAAGTACAGGGTATAGCACGGGCAATCATTTACATTTTACTATTTTTAAAGATGGAAAAACGGGGAATCCTATGAAATATCTCAGATAG
- the rpsU gene encoding 30S ribosomal protein S21, giving the protein MITVNVDKNEGLEKALKRFKRMIEKEAIIREWKRREYYEKPSTIRVKKEKAFKRKQAKKVRKLKQKIGK; this is encoded by the coding sequence TTGATAACTGTCAATGTTGACAAAAATGAAGGCTTAGAAAAAGCACTAAAACGTTTCAAAAGAATGATTGAAAAAGAAGCAATAATTAGAGAATGGAAAAGAAGAGAATATTATGAAAAACCATCCACCATTCGCGTCAAAAAAGAAAAAGCATTCAAAAGAAAACAAGCAAAAAAAGTAAGAAAGTTAAAACAAAAAATCGGGAAATAA
- a CDS encoding DNA translocase FtsK, translating into MKNFYHYFHFLFFFMLAVISFSLFVALTPVGNIFIFFVFNLIGHMLLNTFSFLSFYLILYPLVNWYAYRNNIFSKKFVFNWNYTVILFFTLTFWLRINSDLEGSNFINWFLSNFGIMLGNFFVFLILILELVIWIYLNYVLFKDASFVLNTFHFIVFKLKILFESMFAFLPFLNTLKIKKNIKVYKDCDGNLDAAKTSDKGDNIINDEEYQALWSFKAFLRKPNKPLDVNLDKTIFCQSEVSDDNLSEEQSFQDSQCDLNVTDDSKYKALTEFEDNKLVSSGKIKVGDIRHKGIISNLVKIDYGNLLVGEGSDNYLIDISVFDQREPKSETEDIEYDREIQKQSMILQETFKEFNINAKLIDVIKGPVVTMYAVRPDKGIKLSRITSISDNIALRLAAVRVRIIAPIPGKEAVGIEIPNKRREFILISEIINSKEFQSDFKVPFALGKEINGSNVVFDLINAPHLLIAGATGAGKSVCVNSLIASIIFSKSPDDVKLVLIDPKVVELKLFNDIPHLLTPVITDVNRALEALRWCLDEMERRYVLLDNFLVRDINAYNKKILEEGLNEAPLPYLVIIIDEFADLILSARKDLENLISRLAAMARAVGMHLVLATQRPSVDVITGVIKANFPSRISFMVASSMDSRIILGASGAEKLLGKGDMLYVNPTTPFPQRIQGGFLNEKEVYRLVEEVKKFGTPNYIDDEIFIDSIVGADTVVLNPSDEPMFEEALEIIRSTKKASASYLQRRLKIGYNRAARIIELMEEMGYIGPVNGSKPRDVFI; encoded by the coding sequence ATGAAAAATTTTTATCATTATTTTCATTTTTTGTTTTTTTTTATGTTGGCTGTTATATCATTCTCGCTTTTTGTTGCTTTAACCCCTGTAGGAAATATATTCATATTTTTTGTTTTTAATCTAATAGGTCATATGCTTCTAAATACTTTTTCATTTTTATCATTTTATCTAATACTTTATCCGCTTGTAAATTGGTATGCTTATCGCAACAATATATTTAGCAAGAAATTTGTATTTAATTGGAATTATACGGTTATTTTATTTTTTACGCTGACATTTTGGTTAAGAATTAATTCTGATCTTGAGGGTTCTAATTTTATTAATTGGTTTTTGAGTAATTTTGGGATTATGCTTGGCAATTTTTTTGTTTTTCTTATTTTAATTTTGGAACTTGTTATTTGGATTTACTTGAATTATGTCCTTTTTAAGGATGCTAGCTTTGTTTTAAATACTTTTCATTTTATAGTATTTAAATTGAAAATTTTGTTTGAAAGTATGTTTGCTTTTTTACCGTTTTTAAATACTCTAAAAATTAAAAAAAATATTAAAGTGTATAAAGATTGTGATGGTAATTTGGATGCAGCTAAGACTTCTGATAAGGGAGATAATATCATTAATGATGAAGAGTATCAGGCTTTATGGTCTTTTAAAGCCTTTTTAAGAAAACCCAATAAACCTTTAGATGTTAATTTAGATAAGACCATTTTTTGTCAATCAGAGGTGAGCGATGACAACTTATCGGAAGAGCAATCGTTTCAAGATTCTCAGTGTGATCTAAATGTTACAGATGATTCTAAGTATAAAGCATTAACAGAATTTGAGGATAATAAGTTAGTGTCTAGTGGAAAAATTAAGGTTGGTGATATACGGCATAAGGGCATCATAAGTAATCTTGTTAAGATTGATTATGGAAATTTATTAGTAGGTGAGGGTAGTGATAATTATTTAATAGATATTTCTGTTTTTGATCAAAGAGAACCTAAAAGTGAAACTGAAGATATTGAATATGATCGAGAAATTCAAAAACAATCGATGATTTTACAGGAAACTTTTAAAGAATTTAATATTAATGCTAAGCTTATTGATGTTATTAAAGGACCCGTTGTTACAATGTATGCTGTTCGTCCTGATAAAGGTATTAAGCTTTCAAGAATAACTTCTATATCTGATAATATTGCCTTAAGGCTTGCAGCAGTTCGGGTTAGAATTATTGCACCAATACCTGGTAAAGAAGCTGTTGGGATTGAAATTCCTAATAAAAGACGAGAATTTATTTTGATCTCAGAAATAATAAATAGTAAAGAGTTTCAAAGTGATTTTAAAGTGCCTTTTGCACTTGGTAAAGAAATTAATGGAAGTAATGTTGTTTTTGATCTTATCAATGCTCCCCATCTTTTAATAGCAGGTGCTACTGGGGCTGGAAAATCGGTTTGTGTAAATTCACTGATTGCTTCAATTATTTTTTCAAAATCCCCAGATGATGTTAAGCTTGTACTAATAGATCCTAAAGTGGTTGAGCTTAAGCTTTTTAATGATATTCCACATTTGTTAACCCCAGTTATTACTGATGTAAATAGAGCCTTAGAAGCCCTTCGTTGGTGTCTTGATGAGATGGAGAGAAGATATGTTCTTCTTGATAATTTTCTTGTGAGGGATATTAATGCTTATAATAAAAAAATACTGGAAGAGGGGTTAAATGAAGCCCCATTACCTTATTTAGTAATCATTATTGATGAATTTGCAGATTTGATCCTTTCTGCAAGAAAGGATTTAGAAAATTTGATTTCTAGGCTTGCAGCTATGGCTCGGGCTGTTGGAATGCATTTAGTTCTTGCTACTCAAAGACCATCTGTTGATGTTATTACGGGAGTAATAAAGGCTAATTTTCCCTCAAGGATTTCTTTTATGGTTGCTAGTTCTATGGACTCAAGAATAATTCTTGGAGCATCAGGTGCTGAGAAACTTTTAGGAAAGGGTGATATGCTTTATGTTAATCCTACTACACCTTTTCCTCAAAGAATTCAAGGTGGATTTTTGAATGAAAAAGAAGTTTATAGATTAGTTGAAGAAGTGAAAAAATTTGGTACCCCAAATTATATTGATGATGAAATATTTATTGATAGTATTGTGGGAGCTGATACTGTGGTTCTAAATCCTTCAGATGAGCCCATGTTTGAGGAAGCTCTTGAAATTATTCGTTCTACTAAAAAAGCATCTGCGTCTTATTTACAGAGGCGATTAAAGATAGGATATAATAGAGCTGCACGAATTATTGAGCTTATGGAAGAGATGGGATATATAGGTCCTGTAAATGGCTCAAAACCACGGGATGTGTTTATTTAG
- the lepB gene encoding signal peptidase I produces the protein MIKTHKQVLIPIILALLLMIAIIKISLSFHLVKGSSMSPKILEKHWIINNKLAYGIRLKNSKTYIILWGLPKKNEMVLIKDPITKKISIKKIFAIPGEKFIKLKQNVISIHNLNFNIDKEHLKILENIYIPKDYYLVVGENKKVSLDSREYGFININDIIGKIIYCL, from the coding sequence ATGATCAAAACTCATAAACAAGTACTAATACCCATTATACTGGCTTTATTATTAATGATAGCAATCATAAAAATATCTCTGTCTTTTCATTTAGTCAAAGGTTCTTCAATGTCACCAAAAATTTTAGAAAAACATTGGATAATCAATAACAAACTAGCTTATGGAATAAGACTAAAGAACAGCAAAACATATATTATATTATGGGGCTTGCCTAAAAAAAACGAAATGGTACTTATTAAAGACCCTATAACAAAAAAAATATCCATTAAAAAAATTTTTGCCATACCAGGCGAAAAATTTATAAAGCTAAAACAAAATGTAATATCCATACATAATTTAAACTTTAATATAGATAAGGAACATCTAAAAATTTTAGAAAATATATATATCCCAAAGGATTATTACCTGGTAGTAGGAGAAAACAAAAAAGTTTCCCTTGATTCAAGAGAATATGGGTTTATAAACATCAATGATATCATTGGAAAAATAATATACTGCCTGTAA
- a CDS encoding flagellar assembly lytic transglycosylase translates to MIVLFIKKKKLLNVKTVIMFKQIICLFLLSLFSCSFGKGSLNSNIVKRNVDNFDLSHLNWLWNFDYAGKNFDEYFGIDSNSYVYIAYLFKKIGYDEKFKEYMYKAIKSSNDIASQFAGIKLLEYYNARREYFEAELVGRKLYKRYDNNKFIILGYFKSLYWQKKNDEALLVLNKLEKMNFAQSQENENLLFKAVLYFNASDINSSLIYFSKLFEDLPAEYLHVRAHDYLVLEERSNLLSSVFFNLVKFKSLVANGDLKGAISILNDDFKKYYNNFVFLNDVYKAFLGSGYISKALSFFSSLNSVYKDYYLGLINLRLKKDVGFFTIVKYLENASLENEPYRLEILNEIFGNLIFLQNTRNYFAQNVARFYTDKDRNNLGFIKILDEYILEAVQLKDYDNLYALYHNGQNIIDGAVLSRLAFINARLIYHKFIASKSRNEYDELLRSSIKYNRISYASFMSKYLLNQSINDFFENDLNIHYDQSDYERFLEGFLKFNLHSYVSAFVASDFNNGYRFSPNFYRNLYDELVRHEYYYESTLAINYLVKQDNSALSRDDYKRLYPCLYNDLIRYWSKRRKLEPSLVFSLIKAESSFKGNAVSKPGAIGLMQIMPLTSVDVSREIKYYDYDLKQPKDNVIIGTYYLSKRIKMIGEVYKALASYNGGIGNVRKWERDYGHLPKEFFIEAIPFGQTRNYVKKILVYCVLYDALYESKGMDFIIEYIMGEFPKSF, encoded by the coding sequence ATGATTGTCCTTTTTATAAAGAAGAAAAAATTACTAAATGTGAAAACAGTAATTATGTTTAAGCAAATTATTTGTTTGTTCTTATTAAGTTTATTTTCTTGTTCTTTTGGGAAAGGGTCTTTAAATAGCAATATAGTTAAAAGGAATGTTGATAATTTTGATTTAAGTCATCTGAATTGGTTATGGAATTTTGACTATGCGGGAAAAAATTTCGATGAATATTTTGGCATAGATTCAAATTCTTATGTGTATATTGCCTATCTTTTTAAAAAAATAGGATATGATGAAAAGTTTAAGGAATATATGTATAAGGCAATAAAGAGTAGCAATGATATTGCATCTCAATTTGCTGGAATTAAGCTTCTTGAATATTATAATGCTAGAAGGGAATATTTTGAGGCTGAACTTGTTGGACGCAAACTTTACAAAAGATATGATAATAATAAATTTATTATATTAGGATATTTCAAAAGTCTTTATTGGCAAAAAAAGAATGATGAAGCTCTTTTGGTTTTAAATAAGCTTGAAAAGATGAATTTTGCACAATCTCAAGAGAATGAAAATCTTTTATTTAAGGCAGTTCTTTATTTTAATGCTTCTGATATTAATTCATCATTGATTTATTTCAGTAAATTATTTGAAGATTTGCCAGCAGAATATTTACACGTAAGGGCCCATGATTATCTTGTTCTTGAAGAGAGATCCAATCTTTTAAGTTCAGTTTTTTTTAATCTTGTGAAGTTTAAATCCTTGGTAGCTAATGGAGATTTAAAGGGCGCAATCAGTATATTAAATGATGATTTTAAGAAATATTATAATAATTTTGTATTTTTAAATGATGTTTATAAAGCTTTTCTAGGTTCAGGTTATATTAGTAAGGCGTTGTCTTTTTTTAGTAGTTTAAATAGTGTTTATAAGGATTATTATTTAGGGCTTATTAATTTAAGATTAAAAAAGGACGTAGGGTTTTTTACCATAGTTAAATATTTAGAAAATGCTTCTCTTGAAAATGAACCTTATAGGTTAGAAATACTTAATGAAATTTTTGGCAATTTAATATTTTTGCAGAATACAAGAAATTATTTTGCTCAAAATGTAGCTAGATTTTATACGGATAAGGATAGGAATAATCTTGGCTTTATTAAGATATTAGATGAATATATTCTAGAAGCTGTGCAACTTAAGGATTATGATAATTTATATGCACTTTATCATAATGGTCAAAATATTATTGATGGTGCTGTTTTATCTAGACTTGCCTTTATTAATGCAAGGCTTATATATCATAAATTTATTGCTTCTAAGTCAAGAAATGAGTATGACGAACTTTTGCGTTCTTCTATTAAGTATAATCGGATATCTTATGCCTCATTTATGAGCAAATATTTGTTGAATCAAAGTATTAATGATTTTTTTGAAAATGATTTAAATATTCATTATGATCAGTCTGATTATGAAAGGTTTTTAGAAGGGTTTTTAAAATTTAATCTGCATTCTTATGTTAGTGCTTTTGTTGCTAGTGATTTTAATAATGGTTATAGGTTTTCTCCTAATTTTTACCGTAACCTTTATGATGAACTTGTAAGGCATGAATATTATTATGAATCTACACTTGCTATTAACTATCTTGTCAAACAAGATAACTCGGCTTTAAGTAGAGATGATTATAAGCGTCTCTATCCGTGTTTGTATAATGATTTAATTAGGTATTGGTCAAAGAGACGGAAACTTGAGCCTAGTCTTGTGTTTTCTTTAATAAAAGCTGAGAGTAGTTTTAAAGGAAATGCTGTGTCTAAGCCTGGTGCTATTGGGCTTATGCAGATTATGCCTTTAACATCAGTTGATGTTTCTAGAGAAATTAAATATTATGATTATGATTTGAAACAACCAAAAGATAATGTTATCATAGGAACTTATTATTTAAGTAAAAGAATAAAAATGATCGGAGAGGTATATAAAGCTCTTGCATCCTATAATGGTGGCATTGGAAATGTGCGTAAATGGGAGAGGGATTATGGGCATTTACCTAAGGAGTTTTTTATTGAAGCAATTCCTTTTGGGCAAACTAGAAATTACGTTAAGAAGATATTGGTTTATTGTGTGTTGTATGATGCTTTATATGAGAGTAAGGGAATGGATTTTATTATAGAATATATTATGGGTGAATTTCCCAAAAGTTTTTAG